The Solea senegalensis isolate Sse05_10M linkage group LG12, IFAPA_SoseM_1, whole genome shotgun sequence DNA segment CCATAAACACAAACCACCAACAAAACTGACCAAATAAGATGGTTAGAGTTACATGGAGTGTTGATTAAAACCCATTTAAGTCATAAAGAATCTAACTTTAAAATAGTTTCAAACTCAAATTTGAGGTAGAATATATCAGTGAGTAGCTTTCTGGTGAAGATGGAAAAAACCTCAAGCCAATCGAAAAGAAGCCAGAAACTCATTTTCTTAGATTGCTCACAGATGTTTAGACTTGAGCAGTAAAAGATGCAGTATCCCAACACGATGTGACAATTATACCCTTTCATGGAGCATGTTGAAGTCATGGTGTTTAATGGGATCCTAAATGTTATCATGTGTCATGCTGAGATGATAATATTTGCACCTCTGCATTCTGGATTTATAATGAACCGTtatcaataaaaagaaatgggTGCAGTTTGGTCTGTGAGGGCAGCTTTTGGTTATTATCTGCACAAAGGGACAAAGGCTCCATACCATGTAGGCCTGGTCCAAGCCCTGTTTCCTGTAGTCCAACTCCTCCTCTAGAAATCCCTTTTGCTTACTGAACAGCTCCTGCAACAAGTATCACAAGTGAAGAGTGCAGAACTAATTGATTTTAAAGCCTATATCGGCTTATGGACAATTAATGTAACACACAAcctgttttgtgtttatgtaacAATAACAAAGTCAAGCATATACACCTGTCATCATGAACACAGACATTATTATTTGAAGATCACGTTATCTGATGATgaacctttatttaattttttttaccttgtcaTTTTCCAGATCAATCATCTTCTGTGTGAGTGCTGCCTCTGTGTTATCTATTTGCTTCAACCACTGTAAAGGGACAATTAGGGGAAAAGGATGAATATCTCTtctgaagaaagaaaatattattttatttattattatattattaatattaccaTTTCTGGTAacgggattaggtcaattggacactctaaattgaccataggagtgagtgtgagagtgaatggttgtttgtctctatctgtgtgtggccctgcgatggactggcgaactgtccagggtgtaccccgcctatcgcccgatgtagctgagattggcacagcacccccctctggtggaggataaaacggtggATACTAACTATTAACACCTTAATAAGGAAAAATTTTAATTCGCGTCGTAATAGAgttagaataaggtgttaatatgtgcttaataattactaataaagggctggTATGAAGCTTATATGCATATTAGTGaccacctagttaatggtgaatatgtgttccctaatctaaagtgtgaCCATATTTCTATTTACTTAATCTATATTTATACAGGCAATCCTATTGAGACCCGGGGTATCATTCATAAGTGACCTGTTCTGACAATGTAAGTCTATTTTGTGTCAGAGAAACTGACCTTCTCACACAGAGATATCACTGTTCCCGCCTGGATCACAGCCACCTGCTCCTCGTTTCTGAGATTctacagaaaatataaaaagctGGACTTGACAAGAATATCACCCGggtgtgtaatttaaaaaaataaaaaataaaaaataaagaggcaCTTGTCACAGTTATAATCTAGCTGTGTGTTTGAACTCACTCCATTGTCCCCAAGGATATCCAGTTTCTTCATCAGCTCAGGGATGATGACATCCTGCACATGTCAAACATCatcatgagtgtgagtgtgtgaaagagTCATAAAGGGAATAAAAGAGACAGTGTTTTGTGATTGTGGTCTCACCTTCACGCCCTCCTGGCGGCAGTAGATCTGCAGGGCACTGCTGCTGTTCTCAGGAAACGCAGACATGTGGAGATTGAGGGCAGGAGATCTGcgctctctctcctgcagaaaGGAAACACAGTGTTAGCGCTCATATGCACACGCCTAAAGAACCAAAAAGACTACAGTACTACAGAACACTTAGAAGTGTGTCATACTGCCGGGTGTGAGCAGCGAGACGAAAACATGTGAATGACAgatacttaaaataaatgagagaaaaaagggggagTGAATGAGGGAGTTACTTACATGACACTCAAAACATGGCCAGGAGCTGCCAAAATGAGGGAGGTGGAAACCCAGtgatttaaatgagaaaatcaaggcaaaaaaataagggattttaaaacacatgcaaaaaaatcatgaaattCACAATCGGCTACAAAATCCACCGATATAATAGATTTATACTAATGCAATCATTATCATTCCTGCACATATTTATTGGTAACTTAAATATGACAGATACATTTCTTTAGCACTTacacatcaataaaaaaacaaaaacaactcaaactttGTTCTCAGTGTGTTCTTCGTTATCCACAAATGttatgacaaagaaaacaaagaaaacatgggGACATTCATgcaaaactcaaacacaaaatgaatgaTGGGAACATGTGGTGAacttaaatatttcttttattatctgAAAATTatattcatcatcatcgtaACACAACGctctttccttttaaaaaaaatattccagtTCAGTGTCGGTAGGTTTACACACAGCTGCCAtgcaaaacaaggaaaacaaaacgaGTGCAGAGGAGAACTCAGGCGAAACATCGCTCTGTGTCACTGTATGTAGGTCTTTCGTCTGGAGCCGACATTGTTGTTGTCGCCTCCTGGTGACAGTTTGATGTTGGTACAGTCTCTTACTTCCAGTTCCAGCACCCTGAATTCCAGCAGCTCATTCTGGTCTCGGGCATCCTGAACTTCGGCCTGTAGCCGCGACTCCGCCTGCTGCAAAgcacacatctacacacacaaagaacattAATGAAACCGTGTCAAGTGCTTTCGGTAATTACTGAGAATAGAAGACGTCAGGGGTTGTCAAATGAATCGACTTTACATTTACTTAACTTCAGCCATGTTGTGATAAagcttttttccttttcttaaaTATTAAAGTCTACCTTCTCATGAAGTTCCTGGTTCGTTCGGAGCAAGAACTGCTTCTCCTCCACCCACTTTGAGTCCTGTCATAACAACCAAACATAACATCATCATGAAAGATAAGACCTCCAGAAAACACGGTATGACGCATGGACATTTCAAAAGGACATGTGTAAAAAGTGACAGACACAGATGTGGGcgtgaggggggggggagtgtgGCAGCGGTACTTTATTGATCCATGGAAATGAAGCCCACTCCAGAGatcacagagaaaacagagcTGCATTCACTGTCATCACAATACAAGGAGACACAGAACATAATCTGAGCACCAAATCATAATAACAGAGCTGAGAAAGCTTCAGTGGAACAGGCCACAGAGCATGCAGGTACAAAAAGATGAAGAACATAACAGTGGTGGTACAAACTCGGAGCAGTTTCAGCACAGTTCCCCGtagtattaattaattaacaacttggaggtgtttttgtttgttgttatacagtttttcttctgtttggaTTAgttctcaaaccaaaatgtttcacagtaacacagtaaataaactaaaatgaagGACAACTGTGTCTTTTCATGTCCACAAATATGTGCGATACCACTGGATTACGATATTGTCTGTCAGTCTACTCACGGCTGACGTTAATCAAAGTAGTTTACGCCACCTCATTGCGAAATGCTGGCAGGACAGAGCGTGAGGCAGAGCATGCAGGCACAGAGCTGGAACGCCACACAtgcaggaagtgacatcacaggAATATGCAGGACACCTGGTCAGCATAGCGCCAGCCCACGAGCAGAGCGGCCAAACAGACATGCAGGAGGGCCAGTGAGAGCAGGACCAAAGAGCTCCTGTCCCCATCCCTCGTCTTTGTTACCTGTCCCCGCTCTGCCAAAGCCTTCTCCAAGTCAACAATCTTCGCCTGGCAGCTGCTCAGCTCCGACTGCAGCTGCTCACGCGTCTGTGGGAGACAAGGCGAGCGATCAAAGAGGAGAGGGACACAGTGGCACTTTAAAGGCCAAAGAACCGTTGGGGTGGTAGTTAAGgaagcagacaaacacaaagcgCTGCTACAAACCCTGGCCTCCCTCTCGGCATCCAGAGAGCCTCCAGTCTGCTCCTGCAGCAGGGCGTAGGCACGCTGAAGGGCCTGGTATTCTCTGGTGAGCTGACGGAAACGAAGCTCCGACTCCTCACGGGAAATGCTCTGTGGAATCAAGAGAGGACAGGTTAAGATGAACTGTaaatcatttttactgttttgtcttgtttttattcaaacaacaGAGTATAATTTATATCCGTGATTCCCAACTGGCATCACAGGCAGGACACGAGAGGTCCTATAATAAacaaatcaagttttttttttttttttaaagttgcttTACAAATTGCATTCAATGGGaagtattattataaaacacacatggactttatataattgttgttttgtacCGTCTGTACAAGTCTGTAGTTTAATCAGAGTTTTAATTTAAGGTTTTGGTGGGGCACAGTAGAGTTTCTgaatttaaattgaataaatctgaattattttgtttgttttttgcaaagCAATCaatacactctttttttttcttacctcttCCAAGTCTTCCTCTGGTGTGGCAGGCGTGCGGTCAGTGAGGTCAGTGTTGTAGGAAGTGAGAGATGAGGTTTCAGAGTCTATGGACTCCTCATCAAATCCAAAATATGTCTCCACAACATGCctctgcagagaggaggagaggaaaaatgtgattaaatcaaTGAAACCGGTGCGtcaagaacattttcatttaaataaaacacaaagtttacAGAACAAGCTTCCTTTTGtatggttttttttcatttgtaatttaCTTTTCCAAACCATTCGGAATCCTCACCATCGTGTTTATAAGTCATCTCTTGGCAACCAGAGAAGTAAAGGCAGACCAGGGCACAAAGGCAAATGAAGGACGAGAAGTAGAGGATAAGGAGGAGGTATTCAGTCATGGTGACTGGTCACGATGAACAAACACCTCAGACTGTGTCAAACATATCCTGGACTTCCCCAGCTGGTTAAGTTTCTATATCTGCAGTCCTGCCCGTACGGCTTTCCATAACACTcccacacaaaataaaaaagcaattgACAAAGCCTCTGGTCCTTAAATACTCCTACACGCAAGTCAAAGCGCCAGCTTATGGTTCCTCTCTGAAAAGTGATGCTTttctctgtttaaaaaaaaaatcccaaaaaagagaaacaaacttCTAGGTGCAAGTCCAAGTGCCAAACAAGTGCCCTGTATCCACCTCGCCAAGGTGACAAAGTGTCTCCAGCAGGGAGGGGAGATGGTCGACTCCTCCTCCTAACGACACCAGAGACTGAAATATCCCCTGATGTATGAGCCCAAACATGCACACGAACACAGGCTTCATCGCAATTATCACAATAACCTTTACTCTCACAAACGGGGGCACAGTCACCAAACActgattacatttaaaactgataaaattagggtttttttcccccacaaaagATACTAACTGTTCACCAGCAGAAAAACCCATGTTCTAACTGTGGGGACAGCGCATTTGTGTTCACTGTGATGCTCCCAGCAGCGAGAGATACTATTATGTTGGTCCCCTGAGCTCAATTAAACCCAGAGACACTCCCATAATATGTAGGCATCAGTCAACCATAGTTGCTAAGTTACACATCACTGGACATTTGAATACTCCTGTGAGCACTTACTTTTGACAGCTTCAGGGGTTTCCTCCGGTTCTTTTTGCTCATCACCAAACGCTCAcgttccttaaaaaaaaaaagcaccaacaGTCAAATCGTGTCCGTGTCAAGATATCAGCCCCCACCACTCTGCATGAATATAACACTGCACGCAGCAGCATCACCGTCAAATTGAACTTCGATAAAGTATTTAACGTGGACAGAATGCAACGCAATGACATGAATAACACATGAGGGTTATGAAACCCTCGCTGCTGAAAAACAGCTTCTATCCGACCGCCGTTAAGAGCTGTGAATGCCACCTGTcataactgtaaataaatatcacCAGTTAAACATCATGCTCTGTATATCCTTTTTAAGTCTGGCCTTCCTTTCTTTCTAAAAATCCctcttttctatttattttatacttatTTTACGACTTCCTCCAGTAAGTCCATTTTTATAGACTTTATAAAGTCTGCATGTGATTTTATCTTCCTTTTGACTagaattctattttttttggaaCAGAATACGGTTGCCGTGCTTTATCGTCTATTTTACTCTAATCATACGTTTTTGAATTGAAGACCTTAAACGAGAGATTGAGACCGTTAACTTAAGAATTAAGGTCATATTCTCATAGACTGACAACCAGCAAAGTTGCTCTATGATGGCTATTCAATACAATGTCATTCATAGCAGAAGCAAAAGACTCCGTGGATTGAAATAAACGTTGTAACACGGTAAAAGAATGCAATGTGACCTTTTTGGTGGGGCAGTGAACTTTGAAACGACGTGAAATAAAGATATAGGGATAGGAATTATGCATATCCAgtgaagtaaaataaacaaatacaaatcatttcTGCACAGTCTTATACATAGACAGAGATATTTATGAAAAACCAGCTAGAAGTGAAAAGGCACCCGACTCGAAAGGCGTAGAACGTAAAATCCAGACCTGCGTGAGCTCGTCAATGATGCCACGTTGCTCAGCAACCTGCAGCTTGAGAAATTCCACCTCTTGTTCTTCATGGGCATGACTTAAGTCCGTCAGCGAGCTCGGCCGCTTCAGCTGAGGCTGAATGGACTGTTGTTGTGAGGGCGGCCGAGAGGCTTTTTCCTTCTGAAGGAGgggagcgcgagagagagagagagagagatttatgatctttaaaaaacacatttgggcAGTTACTATTACCATATCATAACAAACATTCTGTTTTGACTTTTGAAAGTGTCAGATTTacaccccgcgaccctcatgtggaggataaagcggtaggagATGGACAGGTGaagggagggagaagaaagaaaggagagataTGCTATTCCTCATATTGCCACTAGAGGTCCTGTTTCTACTCATGCCAATGGAATTCTCAGTGACATCTGAACCACAACAAAACATCCACACTTCTGTGGGGATCAAATATCTGAAGTTTGATTTCATCTGtaaagcagcagagagcagagcagacacacGTCTGGGCGCAGCTCACCATCTCAGCGTTCTCACGGCTCAGGTTCTTCAGTTTCTCCTCCATGCGCTGCAGCGTCTGCAAGAGGTCGTCATTCTTCTTAGACAGCCGCTTGTTCTTCTCAAATATCGGCTTCATCTGACTCTCTGCCTCTCGAACTCTCTTCAACTGGACAGAGGCAGGAAATAAAGGGGAAACAATGGCAATCTTACGTCTTTCCCTGTAGTGacccagattttttttttcagctggaGAAACAGGGTGATGGCTGCAGGGAGGGTTTGGAAAAATTAGCAATTTATTAAAATTTTGAATGgtatggaaatgtgtgtgtatttatctgTGTGCAACATACAGTGTGTGCGTTTGCAGCATGCCTAGAATCATTTCATGCATGTACTTTTGCAAGAGTGTTCCTCACTAGTTCATTCCTCTCGTCAGCCAGCAGGGCATTTCTGTCCTCCAGCTTCCTGATAACTGAGTGAAGCTCTGCGATCTTCAGCTGGAACCGTCTCATGTCACGTTCCTCAGACTCCTGTTGAGCAGcgggcagaggagaggaggaggaagatataaactaaaaaaaaaaaggaaaagggagcAGGCAGCCAGGTAATGGAAGTGTATGGTGGGACAGAGGGTGGGATGAAGGATGAGTTGGCATTTAACAGTATACTATGAACTTCTGTCAAGTGTCCACATGCTTATTTGATCAACATCTTTATGCTTGAACTTAATTAAATCCtcaaaaaagtcaatatttgtttatttactcacGATTGACAGTTGACACTACATGAGGAAGCACACGTGTCTAATCACTATTTTTCAAATTAGAGCTGACACAGTCgataaattacatatttttactATATAATTACTATATAAGATTACTTTGATAATCATGTCTATATTTACTGgtattgttttaattgtatgttttgtgtATGGCACTACATGAAATTCATCAAAGGTTTTAAAGTCCAAGTGTGGAAGCATTAGTAACATTTAATGTCGAGACTATAACTTCTCTTTCCCAAGCGTGAcaaggaactacggtggcctccacataccagaaaggatgctaAAAAATAAGCTTCAAAAAGCAcactggtttgtctgtttgggtgctgtagaaacatgaggGCTAGAGATGGCACTttagtacatataaaaggctgaTTTCTATTCCATTCTTTAATTTTACAGATTATACACGTATAATTCTGTATTCAGTTTCTGCAAATGAActgtcctaaatgttacacacagacCTTTAAAGTGTCATTTGAAGACACCGTCTAGgacaattaattaataaagtgGGGTATTAACTGTCAGATTATCTATAATTATTAAAGCactaaaatatgtgttttaataaagagTAACAAGCAGCATGAGAGGCAAACAAAATAGATGTGATAATCATGGAGATGAGAGAACACACTGGTCCTTACAACACAAGTTTCTGTTCAACGCCGATAGATGGATTATTtatatgtgcatttgtgtgatCATCACAACAGTCAAAGTTACGCACGTTCCTCTTCTTCAAAAGGAACAAATTAATAATGCACTCTCTTTCCtttcaatataataaaatggAGTGGTATTTACCTGGTTGTTGAGCTGCTCATTGTTGTCCCCTAACCCAGGTACAACCTCTCTCTTTGGGCTGCCGTGGTTGTGTCTCTCAGCCTCTCGTACCTGGCCCAGCTGCTCATCCAAAGCTTCCTTCTGGAGCTGAAGCTTCTGGGCGTAGCCGGCCTGCGCGCCCAGCTCTCTCTCCAGAGCACACACAACGCGGTCCTTTGCCTTCAACTCATCCATCTACAGCAGATATGAAAAGAAACAGGAGTGGTGAACGGTGGAAAGAGTCAAACAACTTTAATATTCATAATAAACAACACAGatattgggtttttttaagaTTATGCTGCAGAACTTTCTCAAAAttttcactgcatgttttaaaacCAATGTGTGAGTTTCTGGTTTACGAGTCTAAAACTTTAGTCTTAAAACATCTATTCCCAGTGGCAGAGAACAGAATGAGTGAGTAACAGTGTTTCAGCTCTTAAAACATTGCCGTCCAGCTCTGATTAATTTATGAGGCTTAAGTCTCAGTCTGCATATACACAACGTCttccaaaatgtccccacttctACCCACTTCAGCATTTTGCTCTTTAACACTCGCATTTCCTGCACAACTTCCAGCATCCATCAATCCGCAGTGCGCTTTAATCATCGACATGGTTTTCTGTGGTCAGGCTGAAGGACTAAAGCGGGTCTCCGGACTCATGTTCCCAGATAGGAACCACATGGTGAAACAGACAGAGCGGCAGTTAGCCTCCAAACGTCATGCACCATTAACAAGATAAACTCTGAAGTTCAGGAGCAGGAAAACAGATGTTGGTGTGTGATATTAAAATATGGTCAGAGCTGACAAGCTCACCTGCCACtgaatgataataatgtgaCTTATAGAGAGGTCAGTGCAACTTTCAGAAATTTTACAGCTGACtatattttacagcattttCATCTGCGGCTTGAAGATAATATATTGTCTATTTTTTCTTAATAAACcctttgtgattttttttgtcaaatttaaaagatTGTGTCACAAAATGcttatttttcttattaatCTGTTGTGTAACACCTAAGAAAGGTTCATATGCAGTCAACAGTATGTTTAGGACGTTATGTAATGTCATTCCCGCAGCATTTTTCCTCACCACTCGGCGGATGTCTTTCTCACAGTCCCGTTTGATGCGATGCACCTCATCCTGGTGCTGTTGGTAGGCTGTGCGCAGATCTGCAGCTTTGGCTTTATCAGCCTGCAGAGCATTTGCCAGTGCCTCCTCAGCCTGCTTCCTGGCCGTCTTCTGTTCCTGGATCTAAAAACAccaccacagcaacaacaacaataacatgaatacacagaaaaacaacagacaacagagagTGACACTTCCTAAACGCATGTTCTAACTCATTAAACAGTTGTAGTGATAGATGATCTGTTTGTCCAGAGAACCACAATGAAACAATGGCTTGGCAACATGCTGTTCCACCCTACTTCCTGTTTTTCAGCAACAAAGTTACAAAGGTTTACCCAGTCTTGCATCTACActtgacacagacacacaacacacaattacacacacacaaaatggctTCAGACTGTGCCCTATTCTAAAACTCCCAAGGTTCAACTCTCAGCACTCCATGAACACATAAGTTtagaacaataaaacagaaatgcaGCCAATGCAAATGAGAGTTGATGCAAATATTCAATTGATTCAAATATGCTGAAGTGTGGCTACTGACACTGCTGCGGACGGTTTTGAGGCACAGCTCTACTTTATGAAATGCCTAACATGCTCCTTATTCTTCCACAACATTAACATATAATGCCACAACCTACCTCCTGCTGTAGCTTAATCCTCTCCCCATCAAACGCCCTCCTGGCCTCCTCCCGAGCTTCTAGCAGAAGAGCGTTTTTGAGCTTCTCGGCGGCTCCGTCTCGCAGGGCGTTCACAAGCCCCTGAAGCCTCTGCACCTCTGTATCTCGGATCTTGATGGCCCGTGCGAGCTCAACTTCGTGCTGCCGTGCCAGGGACTCGCGCGCGGACCCTATCTCTCGCAGCTTTTCTTCGTGGAGTTTGGCGCGCAAGTCCGTGAGTGCCACGGCATGTTTGTGCTGCTCCAGCTCCCGAGCCTGTCGCTGCTCCTGGAGCCGCTCACGCAGCTTACACACCTGGAAGGAAGAAGCAATAAGTAAATCTACTGCTGTCATCGGGACAGTGAAATCTGTTAATCCATTTGCCTGAAGTATGTAGAGCTCAGAAACTTTAACTCCTGACAGTCCAAAACAAAGTGGACGAAAAGCTAATAAGTGAAGATTTATTCTCGCCAATCTTTACTACATCTGACcttgaagaaaagaagaaaagaaaagaagaaacttGATCCAGCTCTTTTGGCCTTACAGTGATATTCTGACaggttcatcatcatcattattcacACAGGAGGTAAATGATCTTGTTCCTCGGCCTCTATTGTGATGATTGACAGGGAACTTCCTCTCTAATTTCACTCCCATTATTTTTTGCACACAAAGCCTccatctcctctttctcctctccctcacctTGCTCCGCTCCTGATGCAGCTCGATTTGGACGTCCATGATTTTGCCCCTCAGCTCCTCATTGGTGGCTGGCACCGACTCGGCCATCACCTCCGACTTCTCCGGCTTCCGTCCCTTCTTAAGGGGTGGGGCCACAGGAGGTGTGGTTGATGACATAGCACTCCGGCCTCCCGATCAGGATGGACATAGAGTGCCAGGTGTGGAGAACTGGAAGAGTGTTAGTCACTGGTCCCCCTCCCTGCAAGGCCCTGCAtcacccatcatcatcatcatcatcattatgcGGTTGCCAAGTCTACATCATTGCTGGAGGATGCTGAGGGTTTCTgtttgagagacagagacacagaggtgaagaaaagattaaaagaaaGTGGGTTACACTAAAGTACTTTGCAAAATACTCTACAGCCTGGGGAGAACATACTATTTTTGGGTATAACATTTACACTCTCCACTGTCACCCTCTCCTTTCTCACATATACATGTGCGTCATTTATCATTATCCTATTTCAGTCCCTGGGTTGTACCTAAAAGCTCCACAGTGCATGAAAATGTGTCTGACCTCCACTCTTGTGATCCACTGTAGTCTCTAACATCTCCCTGGACCATCTCTCACTCTGCAGACTAGTAAATCCTGCATCCTTTTACTGTGATGCATCTTGACGTTCCACAACCCAGAGATCCTAATGTGTCACTGTCCTGCTAACATGCAGAACACAGGGCGAGCATCAGGGTTCGACAGAACCACACAAACCAAGGCGAACAGGAGAGGATTTAAAGTCATCTCGGCTGTTAAAGCGGCGTATTCAACCATTTTTATTGGCCGTGGTGGAACAGACGTGTTGCTACAGTGACACACATTCACTCGGTTGAAAGCAGATTCCTCTAATCTCTTCCTGGAATGAATTGTAACCCAATAACCTTCAATGCCTTTCGGctgttcaataaataaataatgcaatgATGAGAGAGTTGAAGCATTTAGACTGCAGGCAGGCACCTCGCGCTTTTTTGGTTTCTTGTTcctacacacacattatcagcCATTCATACAACATACACAGATGGCTGCCATAGTTGC contains these protein-coding regions:
- the jakmip1 gene encoding janus kinase and microtubule-interacting protein 1 isoform X2: MSSTTPPVAPPLKKGRKPEKSEVMAESVPATNEELRGKIMDVQIELHQERSKVCKLRERLQEQRQARELEQHKHAVALTDLRAKLHEEKLREIGSARESLARQHEVELARAIKIRDTEVQRLQGLVNALRDGAAEKLKNALLLEAREEARRAFDGERIKLQQEIQEQKTARKQAEEALANALQADKAKAADLRTAYQQHQDEVHRIKRDCEKDIRRVMDELKAKDRVVCALERELGAQAGYAQKLQLQKEALDEQLGQVREAERHNHGSPKREVVPGLGDNNEQLNNQFISSSSSPLPAAQQESEERDMRRFQLKIAELHSVIRKLEDRNALLADERNELLKRVREAESQMKPIFEKNKRLSKKNDDLLQTLQRMEEKLKNLSRENAEMKEKASRPPSQQQSIQPQLKRPSSLTDLSHAHEEQEVEFLKLQVAEQRGIIDELTQERERLVMSKKNRRKPLKLSKRHVVETYFGFDEESIDSETSSLTSYNTDLTDRTPATPEEDLEESISREESELRFRQLTREYQALQRAYALLQEQTGGSLDAEREARTREQLQSELSSCQAKIVDLEKALAERGQDSKWVEEKQFLLRTNQELHEKMCALQQAESRLQAEVQDARDQNELLEFRVLELEERERRSPALNLHMSAFPENSSSALQIYCRQEGVKDVIIPELMKKLDILGDNGNLRNEEQVAVIQAGTVISLCEKWLKQIDNTEAALTQKMIDLENDKELFSKQKGFLEEELDYRKQGLDQAYMRIEELEATLYSALQQEQPACRAVAESLTDRQREELRLAVDKLRRQILRQSRQYDSQILQERMELLQQAQQRIRELEDRIDFQKRQIKDIEEKFLFLFLFFSLAFILWP
- the jakmip1 gene encoding janus kinase and microtubule-interacting protein 1 isoform X1, giving the protein MSSTTPPVAPPLKKGRKPEKSEVMAESVPATNEELRGKIMDVQIELHQERSKVCKLRERLQEQRQARELEQHKHAVALTDLRAKLHEEKLREIGSARESLARQHEVELARAIKIRDTEVQRLQGLVNALRDGAAEKLKNALLLEAREEARRAFDGERIKLQQEIQEQKTARKQAEEALANALQADKAKAADLRTAYQQHQDEVHRIKRDCEKDIRRVMDELKAKDRVVCALERELGAQAGYAQKLQLQKEALDEQLGQVREAERHNHGSPKREVVPGLGDNNEQLNNQESEERDMRRFQLKIAELHSVIRKLEDRNALLADERNELLKRVREAESQMKPIFEKNKRLSKKNDDLLQTLQRMEEKLKNLSRENAEMKEKASRPPSQQQSIQPQLKRPSSLTDLSHAHEEQEVEFLKLQVAEQRGIIDELTQERERLVMSKKNRRKPLKLSKRHVVETYFGFDEESIDSETSSLTSYNTDLTDRTPATPEEDLEESISREESELRFRQLTREYQALQRAYALLQEQTGGSLDAEREARTREQLQSELSSCQAKIVDLEKALAERGQDSKWVEEKQFLLRTNQELHEKMCALQQAESRLQAEVQDARDQNELLEFRVLELEVRDCTNIKLSPGGDNNNVGSRRKTYIQ